The Micropterus dolomieu isolate WLL.071019.BEF.003 ecotype Adirondacks linkage group LG22, ASM2129224v1, whole genome shotgun sequence genome contains a region encoding:
- the LOC123961619 gene encoding cytochrome P450 2J6-like isoform X3, whose translation MKEALVTKATDFAGRPQDLFVNDATVSKGVILADYGSFWRDHRRFALMTLRNFGLGKDSMEERIHGELRYTIDTLEKSIGKSFSPRLIFHNAASNIICQVLFGTRYEYDDEFIKVIVQCFTENAKIANGPWAMLYDTLPMIRNLPLPFSKAFKNVKTCQNLVKCLLTEHKKTRVPGEPRDFLDCYLDEMEKRGNDGSSFSEDELTSYALDLHFAGTDTTSNTLLTGFLYLMTYPHIQERCQQEIDRVLEGKDRASFDDRHLMPYMQAVIHEVQRIANTVPLSVFHCTTKDTELMGYSIPKGTMIIPNLTSVLSEEGQWKFPHEFNPENFLNDKGEFVKPEAFMPFSAGPRMCLGEGLARMELFLIMVTLLRKFKFIWPEDAGVPDYSPVYGVTLTPKPYHMKVQHKPMQ comes from the exons ATGAAGGAGGCTTTAGTGACCAAGGCCACTGATTTTGCTGGACGACCCCAAGACTTGTTCGTCAACGACGCCACCGTCAGTAAAG GAGTGATTCTGGCAGATTATGGCTCTTTTTGGAGGGATCATCGTCGCTTTGCTCTGATGACTTTGAGGAACTTTGGTCTGGGGAAGGATTCCATGGAGGAGAGGATTCACGGAGAGCTGCGATACACCATTGATACACTGGAAAAGAGCATTG GCAAAAGCTTCAGTCCTCGACTTATTTTTCATAATGCGGCTTCCAACATCATCTGCCAGGTTCTGTTTGGTACACGTTACGAGTATGATGATGAGTTCATCAAAGTGATTGTTCAATGCTTCACTGAGAATGCCAAGATAGCTAATGGACCATGGGCTATG CTGTATGACACTCTTCCCATGATTCGTAACCTGCCACTGCCCTTCAGCAAGGCCTTTAAGAATGTTAAG ACTTGTCAGAATCTTGTGAAGTGCTTGTTGACAGAGCACAAGAAGACCAGAGTGCCTGGAGAGCCACGAGACTTTCTTGACTGCTATCTGGATGAAATGGAAAag AGAGGCAATGATGGCTCTTCATTTTCAGAAGATGAACTGACTTCGTATGCTCTAGATCTTCACTTCGCTGGGACTGACACTACCTCCAACACCCTGCTTACTGGTTTCCTTTATCTTATGACCTACCCACACATCCAAG AGCGTTGTCAGCAGGAAATAGACCGGGTGTTGGAAGGGAAGGATCGGGCCAGTTTTGACGACAGACACCTCATGCCTTACATGCAG GCTGTGATCCATGAAGTGCAGAGGATAGCCAACACTGTTCCACTTAGTGTTTTCCACTGTACGACCAAAGATACAGAGCTCATGGGATATTCTATTCCCAAG GGTACAATGATCATCCCTAACCTGACCTCAGTGCTGAGTGAGGAGGGACAATGGAAATTCCCCCATGAATTCAACCCTGAAAACTTCCTTAATGACAAGGGAGAGTTTGTTAAACCAGAGGCCTTCATGCCTTTCTCCGCAG GTCCTCGGATGTGTCTTGGAGAGGGTCTGGCTCGTATGGAACTCTTTCTCATCATGGTGACGCTGCTGAGGAAGTTTAAGTTCATCTGGCCTGAGGATGCAGGGGTGCCAGACTACTCTCCGGTCTATGGGGTCACTTTAACCCCCAAACCTTATCACATGAAGGTCCAACACAAGCCAATGCAGTAA
- the LOC123961619 gene encoding cytochrome P450 2J6-like isoform X2 encodes MQDLHKLKSRRPKNFPPGPTALPILGNILHLNLKNPLKDFERLRKSYGDVYSLFIGSKPAVIVNGVKAMKEALVTKATDFAGRPQDLFVNDATVSKGVILADYGSFWRDHRRFALMTLRNFGLGKDSMEERIHGELRYTIDTLEKSIGKSFSPRLIFHNAASNIICQVLFGTRYEYDDEFIKVIVQCFTENAKIANGPWAMLYDTLPMIRNLPLPFSKAFKNVKTCQNLVKCLLTEHKKTRVPGEPRDFLDCYLDEMEKRGNDGSSFSEDELTSYALDLHFAGTDTTSNTLLTGFLYLMTYPHIQERCQQEIDRVLEGKDRASFDDRHLMPYMQAVIHEVQRIANTVPLSVFHCTTKDTELMGYSIPKGTMIIPNLTSVLSEEGQWKFPHEFNPENFLNDKGEFVKPEAFMPFSAGPRMCLGEGLARMELFLIMVTLLRKFKFIWPEDAGVPDYSPVYGVTLTPKPYHMKVQHKPMQ; translated from the exons TTGAGGAAGTCTTATGGAGATGTTTACAGTCTGTTCATCGGTTCCAAACCAGCTGTAATAGTTAATGGGGTGAAGGCCATGAAGGAGGCTTTAGTGACCAAGGCCACTGATTTTGCTGGACGACCCCAAGACTTGTTCGTCAACGACGCCACCGTCAGTAAAG GAGTGATTCTGGCAGATTATGGCTCTTTTTGGAGGGATCATCGTCGCTTTGCTCTGATGACTTTGAGGAACTTTGGTCTGGGGAAGGATTCCATGGAGGAGAGGATTCACGGAGAGCTGCGATACACCATTGATACACTGGAAAAGAGCATTG GCAAAAGCTTCAGTCCTCGACTTATTTTTCATAATGCGGCTTCCAACATCATCTGCCAGGTTCTGTTTGGTACACGTTACGAGTATGATGATGAGTTCATCAAAGTGATTGTTCAATGCTTCACTGAGAATGCCAAGATAGCTAATGGACCATGGGCTATG CTGTATGACACTCTTCCCATGATTCGTAACCTGCCACTGCCCTTCAGCAAGGCCTTTAAGAATGTTAAG ACTTGTCAGAATCTTGTGAAGTGCTTGTTGACAGAGCACAAGAAGACCAGAGTGCCTGGAGAGCCACGAGACTTTCTTGACTGCTATCTGGATGAAATGGAAAag AGAGGCAATGATGGCTCTTCATTTTCAGAAGATGAACTGACTTCGTATGCTCTAGATCTTCACTTCGCTGGGACTGACACTACCTCCAACACCCTGCTTACTGGTTTCCTTTATCTTATGACCTACCCACACATCCAAG AGCGTTGTCAGCAGGAAATAGACCGGGTGTTGGAAGGGAAGGATCGGGCCAGTTTTGACGACAGACACCTCATGCCTTACATGCAG GCTGTGATCCATGAAGTGCAGAGGATAGCCAACACTGTTCCACTTAGTGTTTTCCACTGTACGACCAAAGATACAGAGCTCATGGGATATTCTATTCCCAAG GGTACAATGATCATCCCTAACCTGACCTCAGTGCTGAGTGAGGAGGGACAATGGAAATTCCCCCATGAATTCAACCCTGAAAACTTCCTTAATGACAAGGGAGAGTTTGTTAAACCAGAGGCCTTCATGCCTTTCTCCGCAG GTCCTCGGATGTGTCTTGGAGAGGGTCTGGCTCGTATGGAACTCTTTCTCATCATGGTGACGCTGCTGAGGAAGTTTAAGTTCATCTGGCCTGAGGATGCAGGGGTGCCAGACTACTCTCCGGTCTATGGGGTCACTTTAACCCCCAAACCTTATCACATGAAGGTCCAACACAAGCCAATGCAGTAA